In a genomic window of Melanotaenia boesemani isolate fMelBoe1 chromosome 1, fMelBoe1.pri, whole genome shotgun sequence:
- the foxf1 gene encoding forkhead box protein F1, which yields MTAEVQQPPAQTPAQSSPMSAPEKPHGQTVVMETASSTTKTKKTNAGIRRPEKPPYSYIALIVMAIQSSPTKRLTLSEIYQFLQSRFPFFRGSYQGWKNSVRHNLSLNECFIKLPKGLGRPGKGHYWTIDPASEFMFEEGSFRRRPRGFRRKCQALKPMYSMMNGLGFNHIPESYNFQGSGGGLSCPPNSLSLDSGIGMMNGHLAGNMDGMGLSGHSMSHLSTNSGHSYMGSCTGSTGSDYPHHDNSASPLLTSGGVMEPHPVYSSSASAWAPAPSASLNNGASYIKQQPLSPCNPGANPLQSSLPTHSLEQPYLHQNGHSSADLQGIPRYHSQSPSMCDRKEFVFSFNAMTSSAMHSPSSSSYYHHQQVSYQDIKPCVM from the exons ATGACGGCAGAGGTCCAGCAGCCCCCAGCGCAGACTCCTGCCCAGAGCAGCCCGATGTCTGCCCCGGAGAAGCCGCACGGACAGACGGTGGTGATGGAAACCGCTTCCTCCACAACAAAAACGAAAAAGACCAACGCAGGGATCCGACGACCAGAGAAACCCCCTTATTCATACATAGCCTTAATAGTTATGGCTATCCAGAGCTCTCCAACCAAGCGCCTAACGCTCAGTGAAATATATCAATTCCTGCAGAGCCGCTTCCCGTTCTTCAGGGGCTCATATCAAGGATGGAAGAACTCCGTGCGTCACAACTTGTCCCTGAACGAGTGCTTCATCAAGCTGCCCAAAGGCCTCGGTCGACCAGGGAAGGGTCACTACTGGACTATCGACCCAGCTAGTGAGTTTATGTTCGAGGAAGGCTCCTTCAGAAGGAGACCTCGGGGTTTTAGGCGCAAGTGCCAGGCGCTCAAACCTATGTATAGCATGATGAACGGCCTGGGATTCAACCACATCCCCGAGTCTTACAATTTCCAAGGGAGCGGCGGGGGCCTTTCCTGTCCGCCCAACAGTTTGTCTCTGGACAGTGGGATTGGGATGATGAATGGACACTTGGCAGGTAACATGGATGGGATGGGTCTGTCCGGGCACTCCATGTCACACTTGTCGACCAACAGTGGACATTCCTACATGGGAAGTTGTACAGGATCCACAGGGAGTGATTATCCCCACCATGACAATTCTGCCTCCCCTCTGCTTACCAGCGGGGGAGTCATGGAGCCTCACCCCGTCTACTCGAGCTCAGCTTCGGCGTGGGCTCCGGCCCCCTCGGCCTCACTGAATAACGGGGCTTCATACATTAAGCAGCAGCCACTGTCTCCTTGTAATCCAGGGGCCAACCCGCTGCAGTCAAGTTTACCAACACATTCATTAGAGCAACCGTACCTGCACCAGAACGGACACAGCAGCGCAGATTTACAAG GTATTCCTCGGTATCACTCCCAGTCCCCCAGCATGTGCGACCGAAAAGAGTTCGTGTTCTCGTTCAACGCCATGACGTCCTCGGCCATGCACTCACCAAGCAGCAGCTCCTACTACCATCACCAACAGGTCTCCTACCAGGACATCAAACCCTGCGTGATGTGA